Part of the Pedobacter roseus genome is shown below.
CTTCTTGCAAAAAGACAGAAACTGCAGATCCGACTATAGCTTATATCAGAGTGGTTAATACTTCACCATCTTTGGCCACTTATAATGCTTACTTTAACAGCACCCAGGTTAATACAGCCGCTTTACCTTTTGGCGGTGCTGCTTCTTATACTTCTTACGCAGCAGGATCATACAGCTTAAAGTTTACTACCGCGAGCAGTACCGCGAGTTTATTAACCAAAACGGTTGCCTTAAGTGCAAGCACTTATTATTCTGCTTATTTAATCAATAAACCTGCAGCACTGGATATTTATACCATTGGCGATGACCTTTCTGTTCCTTCCGCAGATAAAGCTTATATCCGTTTTATCAATCTATCGCCTGATGCCGCTGCATTTGACCTAATTAAAACCAGCGCTACCACTGCTTTATTTACGAATAAGACTTTTAAAAATGCAAGCGGTTTTGTTACGGTAGATGCAGGAACTTATTCACTTGATGCAAAAGAAACTTCATCGGGTACGGTTAAGGCTACAACGGGCAGCACCACTTTTACGGCCGGTTATCATTACGATGTAATTTTGGGTGGTTTGGTAACACCTGCAAATGATACGGAACGCGCTTTGAGCTTGCAGGCTATCCAGATTAAATAAGCGCATTAAAAATCTTTTAAAGGTCTTACCCTATAGTAAGGCCTTTTTTATTGTCCAAATCCATTCAATTTCAATAGCGATATAGATTTCAGCTACTGAATTCAGAAATCGCCCCCTTAATGGAGGCGATTTTTTTTGTTATAGGACAATTTAACATTTTATTATTTAGAATAATTCAAAATAATTTGGATAATAACATTTTCTCCCGTTATTTTGCAGCTCTTTAGAATTAATCCAAATAAATCTTAGCATGTTTAAAATCAAACTTCTCAGTTTAACATTTCTTTTAACTTTTTTCAGCATACGCTCCTTTGCCCAACAATTTTCTAGCATCAGCGGTAACGTAACCACATCAGACGGTAAACCAGCGGCCTATATTTCTGTAGGATTAAAGGGAAAAGGTTTGGGAAATGTAACCAACGATAAAGGTTTTTTTGAAATTCAACGTGTTAAACCGGGAACTTATATTTTACGGGTTTCGGCAGTTGGTGTACAATCAATAGAAAAAACAGTGGTGATTACTGCCGGTGAAAACAAAACGGTTGATTTCGTAATCAGCCAAAATTCTAACCAGCTTAGTGAGGTCAATATCAACAAGGGCAAAGCCAATAAATACGGTGCTCAAAAGAGTGATTACGTATCTAAAATGCCGATAAGCAATTTAGAAAACCCACAGGTTTATACCACCATTACTAAAGAAACATTTAATGATCAGTTGATATTCTCGGTTGACGATGCGACGCGTAATGCAGTAGGTATCCAAAAAATGTGGGAATCAACCGGCCGTGGAGGCGATGGCGGCGCATATTATGCATCAAGGGGCTTTATTGTTCAATCGAAACTTAGAAACGGAATTGCAGGTAATGTAACCAGCCGGAACGATGCTGCAAACATTGAAAGTGTTGAAGTAATAAAAGGCCCATCTGCTAC
Proteins encoded:
- a CDS encoding DUF4397 domain-containing protein, encoding MKNSTPIYFKSLILFVLIAFTTFTSCKKTETADPTIAYIRVVNTSPSLATYNAYFNSTQVNTAALPFGGAASYTSYAAGSYSLKFTTASSTASLLTKTVALSASTYYSAYLINKPAALDIYTIGDDLSVPSADKAYIRFINLSPDAAAFDLIKTSATTALFTNKTFKNASGFVTVDAGTYSLDAKETSSGTVKATTGSTTFTAGYHYDVILGGLVTPANDTERALSLQAIQIK